The Maridesulfovibrio salexigens DSM 2638 region ACAGGGAGGCACATCGCAATGGCGGCACTGATCGGGGAAGAAATACCACTCGACCTTGCCGTTGATGCGGTGCTCGCTGAAGCGGACCAATTTATAGTTAAAGGGGTTCAAGTCCGGCGGGTTCTGATGAGAACCGCGCTGCTTGGTTTCTACTGCGGGCAGATCGTGCCATTCCTTACAGGCAACCTGGCAACCGCGGCAAGCCGTACATCTGGAGGTATCTACAAATAATGCTTTAGGCATGTTTTACTCCTTGGTTGCAGGTTACTCGTCAATCTCGGTGAGCTTTTTCGCTTTGCGAACGTTCACCAGACAGGCCTTGTACTCGGGAATGGTAGTGTTGGGATCACCTACAGCCGGGGTGAGACGGTTGGTGGCATCACCACAACCTTTACTGGTCCAGCCGAAGCAGAAAGGCATACCGATTTCATGAACGGTCTCACCTTTGATTTCAAACGGGGTCATACGCACAGTAACCATGGCAATGGCTTCAACTTTGCCGCGGATACTTTCAACGATAACCGGATCACCGTTTTCAATACCCTTTTCCTTGGCCAACTCGGGGCTCATTTCCACATAAAGCTGCGGTTCAGCTTCCAGAAGCACAGGAGTGTTTCTGGTATCACCGCCACCACACCAGTGTTCAGTCAAGCTGTAAGTGGTAAGGACGATGGGGAAACGCTCATCAGCGGGCTTGGCAAGCTTATCCATATCACTGAACACACGCTTGTAAACCGGACTGCTAAGCTGACGTGAGAAGGGATGACTCTTAATGGGAGTTTCCACCGGTTCGTAATGATCGGGGAAAGGACCGTCCTGCAAGCCGGGACCGTAAAGCTGTCCGTGACCTTCCTTACGCATGATGAAGGGATAGCGGCCCTTACCGGTTGCGTTCGGCGGCCATCCGCCATCAGGAATATCGCCTTCCCACTTGGAACCGTTCCATTCGATAACGGCCTTCTGCGGTGCCCAAGGCTTACCGTTGGCATCGACAGATGCACGGTTGTAGAGGATACGGCGGTTAACAGGCCAGCACCATGCATAGTTGGGGTAGAGATTAATCTTAGCCTGCATGGGGGTCTGTTCCAGACTGCGGCGTTTAGCCTTGTTTCCACCCTCTTCAGTGTAACTGCCTGCATACAGCCAGTTGAAGGAAGAAGTTGAGCCGTCATCAGCAAGAGCTACGAAGGAAGGTACCTGCTGGCCCTTTTTGTACTTCTTGCCCTTGAATTCCACATCCTTGGTGAAACGGCCGTTGATACGCTGAGCCATGTCTTCGGCATCGTAGTAGGCAGGCCAATCAAGGGTGAGCAGAGGTTCGGGGTAAGCACCGTTCTCTTTGTTGTAGAGACGGCGTACGTGGTTGATAATGTCCACATACATTTCACCCATGCTCTTGGATTCGCCCATGGGACGGCAAGCTTCATAGTGCCAGAGCAACCAGCGGCCACTGTTGGATATGGAACCGGCTTTTTCCGCACGCTGGGCGGAAGGCAGCAGGAATACCTCTGTCTTGTTCTGGGTAGGATCAACGCCGGGACGGTGCCAGTTCTCGGAAGTCTCGGTGTGGTGAATCTCACCCACAACCAGCCAATCGAGGTTATCAAGAGCCTTACGGGTCTTGTTGGAGTTAGGCACACTCATGGCCGGGTTGGTTCCGAATGCGAACCCACCCTTGATCTCACCTTTGTACATGCGGTCGAAGATGTAGATGTATGAGTAGTCTTCACCATCATCCGCCTTGGGCAACATCTGGTAACCGAAGCCATTGTCTGCGGTAGCATTATCGCCGCGCCAGGCCTTGAGCAGTGAGGCCATGTACTTGGGCTTATGCTGCCACCAGTTGGCACTTTCGGGATCGTGGGAAATCGGAGTGGTTTTCTCCACGTAATCTTCATAAGATCCCATGTTGGCTTTAGGCACAGGCAGGTAACCCGGCAGGATATGCCAGAGAATACAGTGGTCAGTTGACCCCTGTACGTTAGGCTCACCACGCAGGGCGTTGATACCGCCGCCGGCTACACCGATGTTACCGAGCAGGAGCTGCAATATGGCGCTGGAACGGATGTTCTGCACACCAACAGTATGCTGGGTCCAGCCCAGTGCGTACATGATAGTACCGGCTTTATCTTTCTTACCTGTGGAAGCGTATTCCTTGTAGACCCGAATCAGGTTGTCTTTGGAAACACCTGTGGTCTTGGAAACGTTGGACATGGAATAGCGTGAATAGTGCTTCTTGAGCAGCTGGAATACACAGCGGGGATGCTTCAAGGATTCATCACGCTTGGGTACGCCGTCTTTATCAAGTTCAAAAGCCCATTTGGATTTGTCATATTTGCGGGCTTTCTTATCGTAACCGGAGAACAGTCCTTTAGTGAACTTGAAATCCTTACCGACGATGAAAGCAGCGTTGGTATAATTGGCAACGTATTCCTTGAAGAACAGGTTGTTCTCCAGAACATAGTTGATCATACCGCCCATGAAGGCAATATCAGTTCCCGATCTCAAGGGGACGTGGAAGTCACACCTTGCGGAAGTACGGGAGAATTTGGGGTCAACATGCATAACCGAGGCGCCTTTGTCCTTGGCCCGCAATACCCATTTAAAGGAGATAGGATGGTGCTCTGCTGCATTACTACCGATGATAAGAACGGAGTCCGCGTTTTCAATATCGCACCAATGGTTGGTCATCGCACCGCGCCCGAACGACTCTGCCAGAGCCGCAACTGTTGCGCTGTGTCAGATACGTGCCTGGTGATCAAAATGCACCAGGCCG contains the following coding sequences:
- the fdnG gene encoding formate dehydrogenase-N subunit alpha; this encodes MNISRRGFMKLAGVGVASIGMSQLGLDLSPTQAYAAGLKIKGAKEVISICPFCSVSCHFIAHVKDGKIVSTEGDPDYPVSEGALCAKGAAMLAMHNSHHRIEKPLYRAPYSTKWEEKSWDFVLDRIARRVKETRDADFKRFNAKGQEVNRVESIFHLGTSQMDNEECAVVHQGVRGLGLVHFDHQARIUHSATVAALAESFGRGAMTNHWCDIENADSVLIIGSNAAEHHPISFKWVLRAKDKGASVMHVDPKFSRTSARCDFHVPLRSGTDIAFMGGMINYVLENNLFFKEYVANYTNAAFIVGKDFKFTKGLFSGYDKKARKYDKSKWAFELDKDGVPKRDESLKHPRCVFQLLKKHYSRYSMSNVSKTTGVSKDNLIRVYKEYASTGKKDKAGTIMYALGWTQHTVGVQNIRSSAILQLLLGNIGVAGGGINALRGEPNVQGSTDHCILWHILPGYLPVPKANMGSYEDYVEKTTPISHDPESANWWQHKPKYMASLLKAWRGDNATADNGFGYQMLPKADDGEDYSYIYIFDRMYKGEIKGGFAFGTNPAMSVPNSNKTRKALDNLDWLVVGEIHHTETSENWHRPGVDPTQNKTEVFLLPSAQRAEKAGSISNSGRWLLWHYEACRPMGESKSMGEMYVDIINHVRRLYNKENGAYPEPLLTLDWPAYYDAEDMAQRINGRFTKDVEFKGKKYKKGQQVPSFVALADDGSTSSFNWLYAGSYTEEGGNKAKRRSLEQTPMQAKINLYPNYAWCWPVNRRILYNRASVDANGKPWAPQKAVIEWNGSKWEGDIPDGGWPPNATGKGRYPFIMRKEGHGQLYGPGLQDGPFPDHYEPVETPIKSHPFSRQLSSPVYKRVFSDMDKLAKPADERFPIVLTTYSLTEHWCGGGDTRNTPVLLEAEPQLYVEMSPELAKEKGIENGDPVIVESIRGKVEAIAMVTVRMTPFEIKGETVHEIGMPFCFGWTSKGCGDATNRLTPAVGDPNTTIPEYKACLVNVRKAKKLTEIDE